A segment of the Thermoanaerobaculia bacterium genome:
ACCGTCGGCGACGGCCGCGACGATCCTGGCCATCTCCACGATCACCTGGTGCCGCTCCAGCGACGGGATCTTCGCATCGAGCGCCGCCACCATCGCCGCCCATTCCTCGCGGGAGGCGGCGTGGTAGAGGTTCTTGTGCGTCCGCTCCATCTCCGCGGCCATGACGTGCAGGTCGCTCCGCCAGGCGCGCGCCTCGTCGGGAGGCATCGCCCACGAGGCACGGGCGAGGAGAGCAGTGGCGAGCGCGACGGTGCAAGCTCTCGTGTTCATCGGCCTCCCTTTGTCCACCGACGGAGTATGAGTTCAGCGGCACTTGCCCGGACGAGCGCCCGGGGGGTGCCCGCGGCAACCAGGGATCAGGAGTCCGGCCGCGAATGGCTTCCGTGCGCGCCGGGTCGGAGAAAGGGAATCAGGGCAGCCACCTCCCGGCGATACTCCGTGTAAGGAGGTCCGAGGGAAGCGGCGAGCATCTCGTCTTCGACGCGGATGCGATAGGCGTAAGCGGCGCATGTGGCGAGGAGCGAGGCCGCGAACACGACGACGTTCGCCGAGGCCAGGGCAACGCCGTTGAGGGTGAGAAGTGAGCCCAGGTAGCCGGGGTGACGGACCCGGCGGTACGGCCCGCTGCGCTCGACCGGGTGGCGGTCTTGAACCAGCAGCGTTCTCGTGTAGCGCTCTCGCAGCGTGAGCACGGCCCACAAACGCAAGGCGATACCCACGCCCTCGAGAGCTACCCCGATCCAGGGGGTCAGCGGAATGCCGGGAACCGACGCGTGCCGGAACCACTCCGGAAGATAGGGCCGGAAGCTCGGGGAATCCGCCTTCATCGCGAGGACGAAGCCGACGACCGGAACTGCCGCTGCGAGGGAAACGGCCAGGGTGCTGTGGCGATCCGATGCGCCGGGGCGATGAGCGCGCGCGCGTTTACCGAAGCGAATCTCGGACTGGATCTCGTACAGGAGTAAGAGAACCAGCCCGGC
Coding sequences within it:
- a CDS encoding isoprenylcysteine carboxylmethyltransferase family protein, which codes for MSGRRPETTSMSEWFSRFGALPDYGLAGLVLLLLYEIQSEIRFGKRARAHRPGASDRHSTLAVSLAAAVPVVGFVLAMKADSPSFRPYLPEWFRHASVPGIPLTPWIGVALEGVGIALRLWAVLTLRERYTRTLLVQDRHPVERSGPYRRVRHPGYLGSLLTLNGVALASANVVVFAASLLATCAAYAYRIRVEDEMLAASLGPPYTEYRREVAALIPFLRPGAHGSHSRPDS